TTCATGAGGATGGAACGCGCGGTCAAGGCGCTGGCAAAGCCCGAGTGATCCAGGAATTTCACCTTATCGGCACCCGGCATCCCGGAATGAATCCTGGCGCCCTATCTGGAATTTTCAAACGTATCTGCCAGGCGAGAGAATCGAATTGGGGTCGAGCGCCCGTTTGAGCTCACGCACGACTTGCCAGTAGGTACCGCCCTCCGCCGATAACCAACGCATGGTTTGGATGCCTACCCGATAAGGAAGAAATCCCGCTTCTTTTCCGGCTTCCAGCAAAGTCCAGTAGCAACGCTCGGCCCGATTACGATCCGGCTCGGAACTCGCATCGAAAATCAGAGGTATAGTGCTGTCGAAACATCGGTCCGACATACTGGTCAAGGTGATAAGCGGTTCCATCTCATGATCCCGCAGGATTCCTTCGGCCAGGGACAAATAGTCGGCGACGGCCTCCGGTTTCATCGGTATCAATGGGGCATACCAGATTAACCCGCAGGCATCGCGGGCGGGATCGAGCGGAAGCGCAGGGGCAGTCGATCGGTCTCGCAACCAATAGGCGAGAGGTAAGGCCATTTCGTTTGGCCGGCCGGCCACCAGTTCCATCAAGCGCTTGAGCGTCGCGACCGAAGCTCCAAACCTGTTGCCGAAACCGAACGGAATCCAGGAGGTGAACCTGCTCAGACGCTCCACCCAATTCAGGGAGACGAACTGCAGGAATCTGACCGGCGGCCGCAACCCCGAACGAAGCTCCTTTTGCGCGGCAGCCACTACGCCCGCCGTCCCATACAACGTCCCGAGTCCCGTCCAGGCGGGCACCCGGAACTTCTTGCGCAATTCCGCAACAAGCTCCGGTCGTACCAGGCCCCCCGTCCCAGGCAGCGCGCTGGAAATTTCCCCTGTCATCGCCAATACTTGATGCGCATTCATCAGCTTCACGCCGCCCACAACTCCCGGATAACGGACCAGTATCTCCCTCATCTGCGGAATAACCTCGCGAATCTGGCTTTCTTCCTCAATCGCGAACACGAAGATTTTTACGGTCTCCGGTTTGCGCGCCAAAGCCACGCTCATCCGTGTAACCACGCCTAGACCCGACTGAGTAAACAAACCGTCCAGATACGGACCAATGCCCCATTTGAATACCCGATCCAACGGCGCGCCCTTCAATTCCGAAAGCGCCGGACGATAGATCCTACCATCCGCCAAGACAGCTTCGAGGCTGGTAACGGCACTGAAGTGATCCGAATAGGGCGCAATGCCGTACCCACGCTCCAGGGCATTACCGATGATGCTGCACTGGGGCCCAGCGCCGGTTACCGGAACCATGTAAGGATGGTTCCCGCGCTCAAGGAAATCGGCCAGCATACCCTGGGTCACGCCGGGCTCCAGCGTGACCACACCCGACTCCGGGTCGAAATCCAGAATGCGGTTCAATCCCGACAAATCCAGGACTACGCATCCGTCTTCCACTGGCAAAGCAGTCCCATAACCCCAATTGCGACCCGTACTGATAGCATAGAGGGGAATGGAACAGAGATTCGCAATGGCCAGAATTGCTGGAATATCGCCACCGCCGGATGGCCGGACTGCTCCAAGAATGCGCCGGTTCTCACCCGTGGTACAGCGCCCATATTCCCCTTGGGCTTCACTCTCGCCCAAGACCCCACCTTCTCCTACAATACTGGCCCACTGCTTAAACGCGTCTTCTAATTCCATCGTCCAGCGGTCCTCTGCATTCAAATATACTGACCTTTTCGAAGAGCTTCTTATTGGGGTCTCCCAAAATGGCCGATGATAAGTGGAAGATGCCTCAGCATGACGCCATGATCGATTGTCATTAGGCAAAATCATTTCGCGCATTTACCAAGAGCAAAGAAAGCAATGCCATATACCGCCCCTCACCCCGGACCTTTCCCTGAAGGAGAGAGATGTATGCGACATCCCTCTCCTTATAATTAGTAAAATGGCCCTTTATGCGCCCGCCATCAACCAAGAATTTATCCCAATTCCGTACTGACGGGTAGGCTCTGGGATTTTTATATCACCCTTATTCACGAACCCCCATATATCTGGCCGAGACTGTCGCAATCCCGCCAGAACATCTGATACTGCGCCCGCGCACGGAATTCTATCTCCGTGATAATTGGCGACTGGCCCCACCTGCGTCAACACCACCCCCAACCCTTTAAGCAGTCTTAACAATTGCGGTTCCATCACAGCCACCCAATAAGTAACGTTCTGCGCGTAACTCATAATAAAAATAGCCTGAAGCAGTCCTAACGTCATTAATGGCATTAAGCTTCGCCTCTCTTCACGAAAGCTTGATACACCAGCCATTTCGGAGACGCCATGGACATTATGGCGTTCATATAAACGCCTGCGAAATTGCTTTGAAACCGCGAAACGGGATATTTCGGCAATCTGCTCGCGAGGAACATGCGACAGTTTCTGACGAAAGGCGGAATCGATTTGACAATTTAATTCCACTGGCAGCAGACCGTTCTCGATGTCCTGGTTAGGTCTTATAAGACGCACGGTCCCGGCCACTTCCCGTGTGGCGCGATGACGCAACAGCGCATGAGCCGACCCTTGATCGAACTCGTCTTTTTCCAGGCCATCTTGGAAATTTCTTGGATTTTCGTACTCACACTCTTGACAGTATATCTGATATCTAAGAGACATTACCTCTCGAATCAGCTCCGGCGTGTCAGCCAATTCCACATAAAAATACTCGAAGAATCTTTCCCTCCAGCCATCCATACCATCCTCCCAGCCGCTGTCAAGACATTCGCCAAAACCAGGATTGCAGGCAATCCTCATTGCTGGCTCGGTTTAGTGCTTGTGATAAATCGAGAGAATGGCCGCTGTCCTCGCCATTCAGAGCAGAGCACTTACGATACTGCAACCCACAAGGAACGGGAAATCATTGCGTCACGGGCGTCAAATTAACAGATGCTTGTTACTCTTGAACGATAGCCGGGTTACCGTTTCATTGCGTTTTCCCGCAACCAGCGACTGGCGACTGACTGTACGCACCGTACTCTTGAGAGCATCGGGATGCACATGCTTCGATGTCAATGGCGACACCAGCGCCTCCTCCACGTAACTGGAGTCATATTTGAATAAGCCAAGACAGGTTACGTTGATAATATTCCAAGATCATTCAGATAACCCTTCGTAATTAACCAATACCTGGACATTAAACCAGTTCTTTTGAGATCAAACTCTAACCTGTAAAGTAGACGAAGGCGAGGCTACGAACGATCCGAAAACCTCGCCTTTTATATGCATCAATACTGGAATTCCCCTTGTAAAATAGGCGCGGAATCTACCGATACGGCGGCGACATCTCCGCCATTTACCACTGGCACGACCTTGGCGGCGCTGGTTCCTTCCGTGCATCTGCCAATCTTGGCCGTCACTTTTCCCGAACCGCCGGGCTGGAGTGGAACGTTCACCGT
This portion of the Methylococcus mesophilus genome encodes:
- a CDS encoding PEP-CTERM/exosortase system-associated acyltransferase produces the protein MRIACNPGFGECLDSGWEDGMDGWRERFFEYFYVELADTPELIREVMSLRYQIYCQECEYENPRNFQDGLEKDEFDQGSAHALLRHRATREVAGTVRLIRPNQDIENGLLPVELNCQIDSAFRQKLSHVPREQIAEISRFAVSKQFRRRLYERHNVHGVSEMAGVSSFREERRSLMPLMTLGLLQAIFIMSYAQNVTYWVAVMEPQLLRLLKGLGVVLTQVGPVANYHGDRIPCAGAVSDVLAGLRQSRPDIWGFVNKGDIKIPEPTRQYGIGINSWLMAGA
- a CDS encoding FAD-binding oxidoreductase, whose protein sequence is MELEDAFKQWASIVGEGGVLGESEAQGEYGRCTTGENRRILGAVRPSGGGDIPAILAIANLCSIPLYAISTGRNWGYGTALPVEDGCVVLDLSGLNRILDFDPESGVVTLEPGVTQGMLADFLERGNHPYMVPVTGAGPQCSIIGNALERGYGIAPYSDHFSAVTSLEAVLADGRIYRPALSELKGAPLDRVFKWGIGPYLDGLFTQSGLGVVTRMSVALARKPETVKIFVFAIEEESQIREVIPQMREILVRYPGVVGGVKLMNAHQVLAMTGEISSALPGTGGLVRPELVAELRKKFRVPAWTGLGTLYGTAGVVAAAQKELRSGLRPPVRFLQFVSLNWVERLSRFTSWIPFGFGNRFGASVATLKRLMELVAGRPNEMALPLAYWLRDRSTAPALPLDPARDACGLIWYAPLIPMKPEAVADYLSLAEGILRDHEMEPLITLTSMSDRCFDSTIPLIFDASSEPDRNRAERCYWTLLEAGKEAGFLPYRVGIQTMRWLSAEGGTYWQVVRELKRALDPNSILSPGRYV